One Mya arenaria isolate MELC-2E11 chromosome 5, ASM2691426v1 genomic window carries:
- the LOC128234021 gene encoding fibropellin-1-like isoform X1: MDLRLAFLCFAVCFLDDLVAEGQDIDECASAPCLNGATCIDGVIMYVCTCAAGFHGVNCDSSAQIGVTACSNTSDCASLSNAVCDTIVTQKCACFTSQGFRVNSNYTGCDYDCGVLASPSNGVVTFTTTIQDSVATYSCDPEFKIDGVTTRTCSAVTSKGWSDTAPTCITEEQKYNGLSTLSALIALSGVLGVLLLCTAAGCYLWKRRTSKSTGQNSEKQLDQREPELSYEELQRRANEPTNRNAENHYTVLSI, from the exons atgGATTTAAGACTCGCATTTCTGTGCTTTGCCGTTTGTTTTCTGGATGATTTGGTTGCTGAAGGACAGG ACATCGATGAATGCGCTTCGGCACCTTGTCTGAACGGTGCCACGTGTATCGATGGCGTCATCATGTATGTCTGCACATGCGCAGCAGGGTTCCACGGCGTCAACTGTGATTCATCGGCTCAAATAGGAGTTACAG cATGTTCAAATACATCGGACTGCGCTTCTCTTTCAAATGCCGTGTGCGACACAATAGTTACTCAGAAGTGCGCTTGTTTTACGTCACAGGGGTTCAGAGTCAATAGCAACTACACGGGCTGTGACTATG ATTGCGGGGTACTCGCAAGCCCATCAAATGGTGTTGTAACGTTCACAACCACGATACAAGACTCTGTTGCTACGTACAGTTGTGATCCTGAGTTCAAAATTGATGGCGTCACGACGAGAACTTGTTCTGCAGTTACATCGAAAGGCTGGTCTGATACAGCACCCACTTGCATTACAG aagaacaaaaatacaatggcCTCTCCACATTAAGTGCTCTCATAGCTTTATCAGGAGTTTTGGGCGTTTTGCTTCTTTGTACAGCTGCTGGTTGCTACTTGTGGAAGAGACGAACGTCTAAATCAACAG GACAGAACTCGGAAAAACAATTAGATCAGCGTGAACCCGAACTTTCCTATGAAGAGCTACAAAGACGGGCCAACGAACCAACAAACCGAAATGCTGAAAACCACTATACTGTGCTTTcaatataa
- the LOC128234021 gene encoding fibropellin-1-like isoform X2, with protein sequence MDLRLAFLCFAVCFLDDLVAEGQDIDECASAPCLNGATCIDGVIMYVCTCAAGFHGVNCDSSAQIGVTACSNTSDCASLSNAVCDTIVTQKCACFTSQGFRVNSNYTGCDYDCGVLASPSNGVVTFTTTIQDSVATYSCDPEFKIDGVTTRTCSAVTSKGWSDTAPTCITGQNSEKQLDQREPELSYEELQRRANEPTNRNAENHYTVLSI encoded by the exons atgGATTTAAGACTCGCATTTCTGTGCTTTGCCGTTTGTTTTCTGGATGATTTGGTTGCTGAAGGACAGG ACATCGATGAATGCGCTTCGGCACCTTGTCTGAACGGTGCCACGTGTATCGATGGCGTCATCATGTATGTCTGCACATGCGCAGCAGGGTTCCACGGCGTCAACTGTGATTCATCGGCTCAAATAGGAGTTACAG cATGTTCAAATACATCGGACTGCGCTTCTCTTTCAAATGCCGTGTGCGACACAATAGTTACTCAGAAGTGCGCTTGTTTTACGTCACAGGGGTTCAGAGTCAATAGCAACTACACGGGCTGTGACTATG ATTGCGGGGTACTCGCAAGCCCATCAAATGGTGTTGTAACGTTCACAACCACGATACAAGACTCTGTTGCTACGTACAGTTGTGATCCTGAGTTCAAAATTGATGGCGTCACGACGAGAACTTGTTCTGCAGTTACATCGAAAGGCTGGTCTGATACAGCACCCACTTGCATTACAG GACAGAACTCGGAAAAACAATTAGATCAGCGTGAACCCGAACTTTCCTATGAAGAGCTACAAAGACGGGCCAACGAACCAACAAACCGAAATGCTGAAAACCACTATACTGTGCTTTcaatataa
- the LOC128234018 gene encoding uncharacterized protein LOC128234018 yields MPTIFKFGILLAVFRIECFELLVKQIPNPANEHDNVTLRARYSGFQETEYPSFLEWYISSLRRFERIRLPECTVFGFIDKNAYSFSCSEGELTWTILNVSRSQHDQIWSCTLTTSFRSIDVELALKLQVEVSAVQLTKPTETEVIETEYSRVLFECVSEGLPAPTIRWFMDNKTPNNSDDDVEQNSTNINNVTEQNADNTYHVKSQLHLTIDRKFDGLNVYCTANNTAQVFISSRRPVIRVQYSKLFIENPLNCSEPASLRCASSIGTSSTWNFKLNGKTLVSSNNIDSSTTYKSSIDNDGTITLLVLNTSVYDQGSYTCQISSYPESQPVKLEFECRPKSVKINTRDDATIQFVFDNVYPTPTEVFVTVFSQEYEEFTCGGVSCKPNDKGYYNCIWNSNRSFKKGTYTYVFDIKFITKKDCFVGNFTIDVYSTSESITLEKTNRSHYNGPDLNLTCIYTGNRTVKTVSWYRNHTLVGAVSPSCEILTRPHFGRYQFVCPSPFETVLSVDQLIVNRTLDRWTCRVGFGFGNVLESRPFDLLFEGLATEGSDQPGINSEMGKVVGGVIGGFVSGLLVGIASIFLSINIRLRRKRNIESDKETKDIPMNVAAAHHQKDIELNATRTLTLEVENYGNDVYENSDSLEQPKPKSLPYENVQEQDTKTNTNEGVEFYQNTKGTPRSHQIAGEIRSYERLQDDLRGNQEQYDVILQY; encoded by the exons atgcctacaattttcaaatttggAATTCTGCTGGCAGTTTTCAGGATTG aatGCTTTGAGTTATTGGTCAAACAAATTCCTAATCCAGCCAATGAACACGACAACGTCACACTCCGTGCAAGATACTCAGGATTTCAGGAGACAGAATACCCGAGTTTTCTTGAATGGTATATATCATCTTTAAGACGTTTCGAAAGGATACGTTTACCAGAGTGTACGGTTTTtggctttattgataaaaacgCGTACAGCTTTTCATGCTCCGAAGGCGAGTTAACATGGACTATACTCAACGTCAGTCGATCTCAGCATGATCAGATATGGAGCTGTACTTTAACCACAAGTTTCAGGTCTATTGATGTAGAACTGGCCTTAAAACTGCAAG TTGAAGTTTCGGCTGTGCAGTTAACGAAGCCAACGGAAACTGAAGTGATAGAAACAGAATACTCCAGAGTACTATTTGAGTGCGTATCAGAGGGGCTTCCGGCTCCCACCATTCGTTGGTTCATGGATAACAAAACACCAAACAACAGTGACGATGATGTTGAGCAAAACagtacaaatataaataacGTAACCGAACAAAATGCAGACAACACTTACCATGTGAAAAGCCAACTTCACTTGACCATAGATCGCAAATTTGATGGATTGAACGTCTATTGTACTGCAAACAATACCGCACAGGTGTTCATTTCATCAAGGCGTCCCGTAATTCGTGTCCAGT AttcaaaattattcattgaaaatCCTTTAAACTGCAGTGAACCTGCATCTTTGAGATGTGCAAGTTCGATTGGAACTTCATCAACCTGGAACTTTAAATTGAACGGCAAAACACTTGTCAGTAGCAATAACATCGACTCATCTACAACATATAAATCATCGATAGATAATGATGGGACTATTACGCTCTTAGTCCTTAATACAAGCGTTTACGATCAAGGAAGCTACACCTGCCAAATTTCTTCATATCCCGAGAGTCAACCCGTTAAACTAGAATTTGAAT GTAGGCCTAAATCGGTGAAAATAAACACGAGAGATGATGCGACAATACAGTTTGTATTTGACAATGTGTACCCGACACCAACAGAAGTATTTGTTACAGTATTCAGCCAG GAATACGAAGAATTTACATGCGGGGGTGTTTCTTGCAAGCCAAACGATAAAGGATATTACAATTGCATTTGGAACTCAAATAGATCTTTCAAAAAGGGAACGTATACTTATGTTTTCGATATAAAATTCATTACAAAGAAAGATTGCTTTGTTGGAAACTTCACAATAG ATGTATACTCAACCAGTGAAAGCATTACTTTGGAAAAAACAAATAGGAGTCATTACAACGGACcagatttaaatttaacatgcaTATATACCGGGAATCGAACTGTAAAAACGGTATCTTGGTATCGTAACCACACTTTGGTAGGGGCTGTGTCTCCTAGTTGCGAAATCCTGACGCGCCCCCACTTTGGTCGCTACCAGTTTGTATGCCCGTCTccttttgaaacagttttatctGTTGATCAATTGATTGTTAATCGAACTTTAGACAGATGGACGTGCCGAGTGGGTTTCGGTTTTGGTAATGTTCTTGAAAGtagaccttttgacctactttttgaaG GTCTAGCCACTGAAGGTTCCGATCAACCCGGAATCAATTCTGAAATGGGAAAGGTTGTTGGCGGAGTAATTGGTGGATTTGTAAGCGGATTGCTTGTTGGTATTGCATCCATATTTTTGTCTATCAACATACGTCTAAGAAGGAAACGCAATATTGAATCTGATAAAGAGACAAAAG ATATACCGATGAATGTTGCTGCTGCTCATCATCA GAAAGATATCGAGTTGAATGCAACAAGAACGCTAACCCTCGAGGTTGAAAATTACGGAAACGATGTGTACGAGAATTCGGACTCACTTGAACAGCCAAAACC GAAGTCACTGCCCTACGAAAATGTGCAAGAACAAGATACCAAAACTAATACAAATGAAGGTGTcgagttttatcaaaataccaAGGGTACACCAAGATCTCATCA GATTGCTGGTGAGATTCGATCTTACGAAAGATTGCAAGACGATCTTAGGGGGAACCAAGAACAGTATGATGTCATCCTGCAATATTAG